In Pseudomonas poae, a single genomic region encodes these proteins:
- the hisM gene encoding histidine ABC transporter permease HisM: MIELFQQYGLAYLFSDGAGLSGVAMTLWLFIISVVLGFVLSIPLALARVSEHFWLRWPVEVYTYLFRGTPLYIQLLICYTGLYSLEVVQDNALLNQFFRNALNCTLLAFVLNTCAYTVEIFAGAIRNIPHGEIEAARAYGLHGWRLNLFVVVPAALRRALPAYSNEMILMLHATSLAFTATVADILKVARDANAETFLTFQAFGIAALLYMLLSFALVGLFRLAERRWMRFLVPTRG, from the coding sequence ATGATCGAACTGTTCCAGCAATACGGCCTGGCCTACTTGTTCAGCGATGGCGCGGGCTTGTCCGGCGTGGCCATGACATTGTGGCTGTTCATTATCTCGGTGGTGCTCGGCTTTGTGCTGTCGATTCCGCTGGCACTGGCCCGCGTGTCAGAGCACTTCTGGTTGCGCTGGCCAGTGGAGGTCTACACCTACCTGTTTCGCGGCACGCCGCTGTATATCCAATTGCTGATTTGCTACACCGGGCTGTACAGCCTGGAAGTGGTGCAGGACAACGCGCTGCTCAATCAGTTTTTCCGCAATGCGCTGAACTGCACCCTGCTGGCCTTTGTGCTGAACACCTGCGCGTACACCGTGGAAATCTTCGCCGGGGCGATCCGCAATATTCCCCATGGCGAGATCGAAGCGGCGCGCGCCTACGGCCTGCACGGCTGGCGTTTGAACCTGTTTGTAGTGGTACCGGCGGCCTTGCGCCGTGCATTGCCGGCCTACAGCAATGAAATGATCCTGATGCTGCACGCCACCTCGCTGGCGTTTACCGCCACCGTCGCCGACATCCTCAAGGTGGCCCGCGATGCCAACGCCGAGACGTTCCTGACATTCCAGGCCTTCGGTATCGCCGCGTTGCTCTACATGCTGCTGTCCTTTGCACTGGTGGGCCTGTTCCGACTGGCCGAACGTCGCTGGATGCGTTTTCTTGTTCCTACCCGAGGCTAA
- a CDS encoding ABC transporter permease — MNELLNLQGYGPMLAQGAWMTLKLSFLALALSLALGLIAAGAKLSSAKWLRVPATLYTTLIRSVPDLVLILLIFYSLQLWLNDLSEVFGWDYFEIDPFTAGVVTLGFIYGAYFTENFRGAILSVPVGQLEAATAYGLSRWQRFHLVLFPQLMRFALPGLGNNWLVLLKSTALVSIIGLSDLVKAAQNAGKTTNEPLYFLIIAGLVYLVITTLSNRIFKRLERRYNLGIKGMAR, encoded by the coding sequence CTGTCGTTCCTCGCCCTGGCCCTGAGCCTCGCCCTGGGCCTGATCGCCGCCGGTGCCAAGCTTTCCAGCGCCAAATGGCTGCGAGTGCCGGCCACGCTGTACACCACGCTGATCCGCAGCGTGCCAGACCTGGTGCTGATCCTGTTGATCTTCTACAGCCTGCAACTGTGGCTCAACGACCTCAGCGAAGTGTTTGGCTGGGACTACTTTGAAATCGATCCCTTCACCGCCGGGGTGGTCACCCTGGGCTTTATCTACGGCGCGTATTTCACCGAAAACTTTCGTGGTGCGATCCTCAGCGTGCCCGTCGGCCAACTGGAAGCCGCCACCGCCTACGGCCTTAGCCGCTGGCAGCGGTTTCACCTGGTGCTGTTCCCGCAACTGATGCGCTTTGCCCTGCCGGGGTTGGGCAATAACTGGCTGGTGCTGCTCAAGTCCACCGCGCTGGTGTCGATCATCGGCTTGTCGGACCTGGTCAAGGCCGCGCAGAACGCCGGCAAGACCACCAACGAGCCGCTGTATTTCCTGATCATCGCGGGCTTGGTCTATCTGGTGATCACCACCCTCTCCAACCGCATCTTCAAGCGCCTCGAACGGCGCTACAACCTCGGCATCAAGGGGATGGCGCGATGA